Part of the Vigna unguiculata cultivar IT97K-499-35 chromosome 3, ASM411807v1, whole genome shotgun sequence genome, CCTTTAATCATATACAATAATACAATTCATATACACGACAGTTTTGAAAACCCGTATTCCAAgtcaaaataactattttatcaaaattttgagtaagataaaacaaaaatttacatATTCAAACTCGTTAAACGCACTCAAACAACATAATGATACCTTAAAATAATTCCTAATGAAGGTTTAATGCCTAACTTCTTTGTtctactttattaaaaaaattaggagaaACTATTAAGCATTCATAGGtattatgtttataataatttcaagATAAATACCTAAATAGTCTCCACAGTATCTTATGCcagtattaaaatttatattataataattgtaaaaattgtatttatttttgtagtagTAAGAATATGAACCACACTTACACATGCAGAGGGAGACACGCCTAGGaagataaaatcaaattattaagaaaaaatttatgtaatatcTTTAACGATCACtggaaaatgttaattttaatgattatgTTCTAAGAAAATGGATAATGAGAGACGTAACAGTTGCAATATCTTAAAAACGttttaaacaatgatattcaatAATCAATCCATTTTTTCAGTACCTTTAGTGTTTTAACCGGTTTTCTGcaatctatttttaaaacagTTAGATTAGTACCCTACGTTAAACGTTTCCTCTGTCAATCGCACGTAACATTCTCAGTGACTGCTCTGTTTCCTTCTGTAGTAATCTCCCAACAACAGCTTGCACGGGAAGAGAAAGACGTCtattaaaatttctaaatatataaCCATTAAGGAAGTGGCAGTATATTACAAACAGATTCAAAGAGAGACTTGTGGCATAACATGAATTTGAGAATGCTTCATCAATGATTTAGTCAGTGAGAGATAGAACTTTATTTATGGAAACACACTAATATTAATgaatactttatatattttttatttgctttttctGGCATACTACCTGCTATAAGATTGATGGATCCATTGCACACAGTCATAACGTCTCCACAAACCTTAACAAATCTGCAGCTTAACATTCACTATATAATTATCGATTAAGCAGTTACTTTTTCAATTGCACATAACTTAATTGAATACCCGGACATGATTTTCGGGGTTGAAGGTTTAAGATTTGGATTAGAAATTTAGTCATTTCCTAAGAGCAATGATGCAGGAAATGTGTATGGCGGATCATTCCTTGAAAAAATCCTTTCAGCGCCAGCATGAGTCACATAAAGGATCGCATGCGAGGCCTGGTTATAGACTGTGCCCCATCTACGTATATGGTTGTTCCAGTCATGTAGCGTGATCCATCACTGATTAGATAGATAACCGTAGACGCCAGATCATTCTTAGCATCAAGCCATCTCTCAAGCGGTGCAGCCTCCTTCACCAATTTCTCTGCTCTTTCCCTTCCCACGGATAATGGAAATTCATCTTGCAGGTGCAGGCCTCGGGCAATGGCATTAACTCTGATCTGGTACTTCCCTATCTCCAAAGCCGAAGCCTGAAGAGAAACAAGTAGTATTAGATAGGAATAACATCAAAGTATACCAACCAACCTGTCTAACTTTTCCAAATTTGACATGGAACTACTAGATTGTGTGGTAGCCTACTTAGTTGATTATTCAGCAGTAGTAAATATCAGAAGTTCAGTGCAGAAGAATAGGAACTTCTACTACTTTGGTGTACTACACTAGTATGGGCTTTAactttaaccaaagtgcaacaATGAAAGTTCATGGTCAATCAAGAACACATAAGATGAATTTTATGATCACAGCCTTATCATCCAATTCAATTACCAAATCAGATCCTTTATATCCATGAATTTTCTACAGAAGTTTAGAATAGAAGCGGTCTTCCATGTAGAAAGATTACAAGAATAAATAACATTTGATGTATgagatagataaaataaaggCAAGAGAATTACAAAATCGATGGGGTTAACTATTAAGGTAGATGAAACAGAAAGGGGATCAGAAGTTTTAAGAATGGTCATGATGAGAACATAAGGAAGTGGATTGATTATCTCAAGCTTCAAGGTTAGAATCCATGGTTTGGTTATAGGGTGTTTATTGGTTCATTGTTATTGAATCTTGGAAGGTTTCTTGAGGTGTTCTTTGTGGGTCTGTGTAAAGGTTTATGCAGAAGCTTAGAGTAGAAGATGATTTCAAGAACTCCTAAGGGTGGGAGTTTAAGGTAGGATTAGTGAGGGTTTTTGTCGATAGCCAAATTCAAGTTGGTGGCTAGTGCTTTTGGGTGGCCAAAGTATGGCTGTATTATGCACGGACTCgaagaaaaataaagacaaagaaaaggagagacTTAGAAGCTgataaaaaaaaggagagaaTTATAAGAAAACGAATGAAAAgattaaggaagaaaagattGCCTTCCGAAAGTTAACCAAGATTCAAAAAGAGGATAGGAAGTACAAGAATCTTGCACCACTCCAGCTCAAGAGATAAACAAGTATGATGATTCCTATTGAGACCTAACTATCAAGATAAGAATCTTAAGGGGAGAAACTCTCTACTTTTCACAAGTTCTCAAGCTTAAGTGCAAATGTTctcaaattactttttatttctagTCAAAGTAAAAGTGTttccaaagtgacctaagaCACTCTTTATATACGAGACATGTGGGAAGGGAAGGACGTCAAACACTTCCCTTCCAATACATGTAACCAAACACAAGacttttaactaaaaattatcatCTAACATCTTTCCTAGCTAACCTTATAGCTGAACAAAGAGTTTATTACACGTAAGTTCTATCTATTTTCTTCAGAGTTCTTTCACCATATAGAGCTCTTCCTTTACCTCCTTCTGTTTATCTTCATCCATAGTTTGAAGTGGTCCCTCCATATCCGTCATCACATTATATTCCTATATTTTTACCCTTCGGTAGGGTGAGATAGTGAAGAAGGGATTCCAATTGAATCATCCTTCtgaaaattcttattttttgaaCAACCAACAAAGGCAAAAAGAGTGATTGGGGTGTAATTAGTTTCAAATTGCATAGAGAACCACGTTCTCTGAACAAAATgtcaataaaattttgtaagaaacaTCGTTACTCTAGGACACATCGTATCTCTAGGTCATGAAAATCTCACTTTGTACAGGAAAAGAATACGAAAAGCCAAAATAAATCTACCTTCTCGTGCAAAGTAAAATGCACCTCAAAAGTTAAGctatataagtttattttaacttacgaaaagaaagtttaaatttttgttcTCGTATAAATAATTATGGAAATACTTATGCAAACAAAACCTAGATATAAAATACACGAAATTTGATACAtcgattttaaaataaaaaattagacaaTATCAATCACAATTACGAGTTTCTATGTAGAAgcaaaaactaaaactaaaaaaatagttataaccAGTCTTACCCTCACTAATTGCTGCACTCCTGCCAAGACAGAGGCATATGCAGCAGCTCCAGGATACAACCCCCTTTCAGCGCCAAGTATGGAGGTTAAAAAGACGACGGAGCCCCCGGCGTTGAAATCCCGCATCCTTCTGCCAACAGCTTTTAACAAGAACCATGCAGccataaaatttatcttcacTATTTTCTTAAACTCACTCTCAGCTAACTCAATATGCTCTTGCATTTTTCCTGTCAAGAATTATCGGAAGCCCAATTCAATTAAGTTCAAAGGTTCACGTTCGTTCCTCAAGCAACAATACCTCATTCATGTCATAATAATTTACCTTCGTAACTGTAACAGTTGACGAAAGCATCCAATTTCCCCAAAATCTGGCATGCCTGATCAACAGAGTTTTGGAAAACCGATTCGTTTTGGTCTTCCATGTTCAATTCAACGACCTGCACAGTGCCTCGGTCGGATAGGGAGAGGGAATCCATGATTTTGTGCGCGATGCTCCGCAGACAACTCTCATCTCCCAGTAAAACCAACCTGAAGGAATCGATCATGCATTAACAAATAAGAACTTAATAAaggaagaaatagaaaaatgtGTTCAGAAGCGAGAGAGTTCACCTGCATCCTTGCTTAGCTAAATGGAAAGCTATGCCCTGCGAAATTTCGTCGCCATTTGAGGTCAGTAGCACTTTCTTCCCTGACTTCTCCATTCTTCCTCAACCACTTTCTGCCTTCAAGTGAACTCCAACACCCTTTCTCAGTCCAAATTCCTAATTACTATATCAAGTTTTGATTTATATCAAACTcgtcaaaattattaaaaataactaaaattaaaaaaaaaaaaaaaacgggaGTCACGTGACATGCCGTTaatgtattaataattttttttaaagaacttAATTGAAATACCTTTAACAAATAAgtcttaaatatctttttgatcctcattttcgtagtgtttgttaatggtcctcattttgacagaatgtttaaaatggttcttatttttacagaatgtttaaaatggtcctcattttcccaattcgtgttttatttggtcttttttCTGTAATgtcttttaaatcattaacgaagcATTGTAGAGGTAGCACGGTTTGTTTAGGGTGTGTTATGTGTACTGTAcatacaaaccgtgccacatgtacaatgctccgttaatgatttaaacggcattACAcgaaatgaccaaataaaacacgaattgcgaaaaatgaggaccattttaaacattcagtaagaatgatgatcattttaaacattatgtcaaaatgaggaccattttaaacattatgtcaaaatgagaaccatccgcaacaaacactacgaaaattaagacaaaaaaaatatttaagtcaaaaaataatggatgaaattaaaaaaaaatcaaaaaaaattcaaaaatgaatattaaattgaaatttttaaataaaaataagtaccatttaaattaaatcaatttattgAGTAGCCACTTACTAAGTGactgttaaaattaaataaccatGCACTGTGTAGCTCTACAAAGCACAAAGACTTAGGCCCTGTTCGTTTCTAGGGATATCACTGTTAAAATGAATTAGGGAGCGCGGATCGTAAAAATTTTCGTGTTCCGTTCAACGAATTGAAGTTGATTTGAGAGCGACGATTTAAGGGATCTGTGAATTTTTTCATCCACGCTTTGAAGAGAAGATTAGCGAATAAAGATGGTGCTTTACCCATTTTACCCTTCATTTTTCAGTTGCTTTTGGCATGCGGGGTGGTGGAGTGAGTGGTGTTGGAGTGAGTGGTGATAATGGAAGACAGTGGTGAGGGAGGCACCGGTGCCCTCAGGTTGGAGTTTCTGAATGCACCGGTGTGGGCACCGGTGTTGGCAGTGTTTGGGCGGCCTGGGTGGTGAGTGGATGGCACAGGTGAGGGTGGTGATTGAGGTTTTCTGTGGCGGTGCGGTTTGGTGGTGAGGTGGCGGTGCGGTTTGGTGGTGAGGTGTTCTGTGGGGGTGGCACCGGTGTGGTGCTTTGTGCATGGGGTGatggcaccggttacgtaaccggtgccttGTTTTCAAAGGAGCGCGACACCGGTTACGACACCGGTGTCGTtggtgtcttttttttttttttttttttaccttttcttgactttttttttaatttttttaactttttttaactttagtttaaaatttaattctataatttttttaaaatttaattgtataattattttacattcataaaaatttaattttttttattttaaaattttatataattttaatatttttttaatcgtattaattaattataattatttttataacatcaaattacaaaattattctcttttttcgtcaagggtattttggtaactttctaattctatctatttttacaatttattttatttatcacatcaatcaaatctttcactaactttcataaaatttatctccaaatctactcactttaacctctaaatccactcaaaaaaacacaaaaattcatccacccaaatctacacaaattcatcttcacactctcccccATATCCATCCTATGAAAGGAACACACCCTTACTTCTTATAAAAGGGTTTCTTAATCTATGATCTTTGTtaagttgttttattttataatgtttttattttgttttttctatttttttctcaatattctcttcttcttttttcacttAGTGTGATTAGGAATAAATTGTTTAGGCTTGTATGGTAACAGCGTGAAAGGTTTTGATGACACCTTGTATCTCTTTTTAACCACTTcctatatattaaaaagatagaCAGAcagaatattatttatttgcgGTGAGAAATGTAATGAAACGAATTCATTAACATAATGCAATAAAGCTGATAATAAgatcaaaagtaaaataaggaaaataaattaatgaccATCTAATGTGCTTGGTAACAAATATGACATTTTCCAAACATTTAGAATTCTGTAAAATCAGTGGTTAGGTTGGCAAGTATTATCTATCTGTCTTTTGTTGTCTATCAAGTACAAAGTTTTAATATTGAAAACCACATTCACACATACCAAATTTTTGATAAaaaggaataaacatgattttaatttttaaattttgacacaaaaataaaatttgcttatattttaaattttaatatagtttaatctataaattttataaatgaatgatataattcttttaatttaataatattaatttttttacataatacTTTAGATCTATGATGCACGAACACGATACATAATACATATgcgatatatgaatattaagaaatgagtacaataattcttaaaaacgtAATAATTGtgttaatccaaattaaaattatatgtactaaagttatcaatataaaatatataaattattatcatcataaaagtaccaccgtaaaaaaactcttaaatagtgactaattttaataataaaaaatatgttagagaccaatttcataattagagaccaatttatagACTAATATTggtgactaatttagaaatcaattattttgatagtcaaaatcttggtaattaatgttagtaaccaatttaaaaatcaattcataataaaaattattttaattataatttagagactaattattatttgacatttcaatcatgtttcataatagtatttgacatAACATtcaagcaaaaatgtgtcaaacagtataagcaactcaaatataatcctaaaatacgtacgaaatgtcaaataaacctaacaaaatttgattaaaataactaaatccatgtattttttaagatgaatgactaaattgatccaaaattttgaaatggactaattccaaaattcactgaaagtgaaagttaagggacaaaaatatatttagtccTTTAATTTATAATTCCATGATGAAATATATGAATGATGGTGGTGAAAATCATATAC contains:
- the LOC114176199 gene encoding uncharacterized protein LOC114176199 translates to MEKSGKKVLLTSNGDEISQGIAFHLAKQGCRLVLLGDESCLRSIAHKIMDSLSLSDRGTVQVVELNMEDQNESVFQNSVDQACQILGKLDAFVNCYSYEGKMQEHIELAESEFKKIVKINFMAAWFLLKAVGRRMRDFNAGGSVVFLTSILGAERGLYPGAAAYASVLAGVQQLVRASALEIGKYQIRVNAIARGLHLQDEFPLSVGRERAEKLVKEAAPLERWLDAKNDLASTVIYLISDGSRYMTGTTIYVDGAQSITRPRMRSFM